The Malus domestica chromosome 17, GDT2T_hap1 genome contains the following window.
GATGAGAGAAAATGGTGTATGCAAGTAAAAATATTGTTGTATCACGGACCCTAACAGTTAATAATTGAAGACTCAAGCCTGAACCTGTCTTTAGCATTGACCATCAATGTGTACATGATGTACATTTGGTAACAAATCcttgaccaaataaaaaataaaaaatataagtgAAATCTTTAGTACATACAAATCATTGAAAGGAATATAAAAGAACGAGTCTTTagtaaatacaaaaaatataccAGATAACGGAATTCACTCCACACGAAATAACGGAATTCACTCCACACGAAATCACGAAAACCAATCTCATATCCTCAGCAGCTAACACAAAATTAAGCTCTAAATCTCAAACACTAATTAGATTTAGGGTTAGCTGTGCAACCTTCATGGCTCAGTTGCACCAGCGGTAATGCTTCGTTTCTGAAGAATAGAAATCGGAAAAGAAGATACAGTTAGCCCATGGTTTATTGACAAATGATATGATTCTACTctaaattcatctaaattaCGGGAAAGAGAATTCGAACTTGGGTGCAGAGGGAGGGAGTACACTGATATAGTCAACTTGACTAAGCTCAGGTTTACAGTTAGCCCAGAGTTTAAGAAACAAAGTGTTTAGCACGATGAATGCAACTGACAGTCATGGAGGTGTGCGTGGACAACTATCAGCCATTGATGCGTAAAAACCGCTTCGATCAACGGCTGACAGTTGCTCCCACGCTGATTAACTATCTCCAAGGCAACTTATATGTGCATACGTGTGACTACTGATAGACCCATACATTATAGGCCACCTACTAACCGTAAAGCCATGTTTATGAAGCAATATTCCAATATACAAGAGTTCATATGCCAAAACATGACAGCACTTGACAGCATATTCCAATACATCTAAAGGACAACTTTTGACATAAGAAAAAACAGGCAGAACAGCAAAGTAGTCGGATCGAAACGAAAGAAATCAAGTACATAGTCTGAACTAGTGATGGTGCTTCAAGTTcaactaattattttaggaAGATATCTTCATTTAATTACCTTGAATTATCTATCAGATCTTCGGTGCAGAATTTCGAAGAGTCCACAGCAATTCTTCCATGAAGTCGGCTGCAGGGGGTGTCCGGCGACAGTTACAATCGACTGCCAACAGAGAAACAAACAAGTAGTCATTGATTTGAAAAGAATTTTATGTAAGCTACAAAAGTTACAACAATTTAAGCAACTTAATTAATTACCGGATTTCCTGTGCTTTCGGGGATCTCAGCCTTGCCATGCTCTTGCCCGGCATCAGCTGATTCGACTGCAGGAACCCCTTCCTTGTAAGCAGTACCCGATGACTCCCCAATTTGCTCTTCGGAAACCGGTAACTTTGTTTCCTCGATCCCCTTTGACACAATATCTGCAAGAGCAGCAGGAACCGCTTCCTTCTCATCGGAACAAGGCACTTCTGCTTCTTCACTTCCTTTCGACACCACGTCTGTTATGACTGGAGCACATGATTCTTCAACCTCCTTGGACACCAGATCGGTTTCGACTAGAGCAACCCCATTACTCTCTTCCACATCTGACAATGTTTTTTCCTCAATCTGTTTCGACACCTCCTCCGTGATGGCCGGCGAAGATTCACCAGTCTCATCCAAAGACGCCGCGACTTTCTCCTCCTCCACCTTGGTTTCCACTACAACACAACCTTGATCCAAATGATTGTACATAGATTCAACCGTCTCAACAACCGAGACAACAACTTCTTCGGTCCCCTCCACTTCCCCTGAATCATTCGCCACTCGAGCACCTTCCGCCTCTTCATCCGAACTACTACTTGAACTCGAACTCGAATCATCAGCAACATCGCGGGTTTCCTTTACCGGCTCGGAACAGTCATCGATGGCTATGTCCCTCACAGATTCAACCACAGGTTTTGAGTCGCCAACATCCTCCGGTTGAACATTTTCTGCGCCCTCCAACTTCCCATTCGAAGAATCCGCCATTTCGTTAAGATCTGCAGAAACTTTCTGCTCCTCCTCCTCTGCAAATGAATATTGATTAAAAGAATGACTTTCACAAAATATATTCAAGTTACAAAATTGCTAATTTAACCAAGTAGAAAGTGAAGATAAAGCAAACAAAAAGGAGTTGGCAAATTACAGATAGATGAATGAGAAATGTATAACAAGTCAACCGATGTGGAATCCAATCGCCAATTGCcaattaaacaaataagaaaattggattcctagagagagagagagagagagagagagagagagagagagagagagagagaacctggGACTTGTTGGGGTTGAAGGGTAGGGGGAGATTGGCGGATGGTTTTTTTCTTGGCAAGTAGTTTTGATGTGATTTTCTTTGAACGTGGAGGCATGGTTTGATTTGTTGACTGGTTGCTAAGaacgtagagagagagagagagagagagagagagagagagagagagaacgcgATGAGTTCTAAGTTAGAACTTCTAACGTGTTTTGAAATTGAAACCGTTAAGGAGGGAACTCAACCAACCACAACGTTGTCGGTACTTGCATTTTGCAGGCAGAGCATGGGACGTGGCCCTTCACAAGTTATAAAGGCGGGAGTCTGAGCGATACAACACAATCAAGAGTCACAAGAGTCGCACCACCCCCAATGTAACGTTCCAGTGGTTTCGATGATGAATGTAATGGGGCCATACCCATACCCCATCGTTTTGCTTTGCGGAATTTATACGCTGATTCAAAACATCTGATACTCTTGATTTTAACTATTGTTCtcgtcaaaaacataaaaatcaagatttaacgCTTAAAACCTTAAAGTATTCTATATTCCAAAGGAATTTTTGTTTGCTTTGTTTTGATCGCTAAAGTTTCCCAATGCATAGTCCGTGTTTTAAgtttattgttttcttttttgataCAAAGATAAGTTCTTGGGGAGGGGAAGGACTTCATGAGTTCCTTTGttcttttatttacaaaattatatTATAAACTGTTCTAATTTATAGAAAGTCAGAATTTGAACTTAAGTGCAAGGGGACGAAAACACTGTCTTAACTAACTAATCCAAATGAGTTTTTTTCTGTCATTTTGTCACCGGAACttgtatgattttttttctttttgaacatTAATAATAATAGAGATGGAAAATCAAATTCACAAACAAAGTGTATGGGCGACTGCTCAACTGAGATACAAAAGCGATTATGAGAGGAAAAAACTTGTAAATACTGAGGAGTAATGTTATTCAAgccatgtttttgtaccacatttctataccaccttaggtgacatataatgtggacagccacatcatttgaaaaatttgcaaaatccaaagaaaagaagaagaaagacttcTTGTATACCACAATcgtcatttaattaactagtttttcttaattattagtttattaaataatcaactaaatttaaaaatctgattaattcaaatgatgtggctgtccacatcaaatgtcacctaagatgatatgaaaatatgatacaaaaatatagtatgaataacattacacTAGGGGGTTGGTAGTTATAACTTTTATGCCAAACAATCGACATTAAGGTATCATTTTGTATATAGATGGGACGGGATGGAACATAATGGGACTGGAAGGGACGGGACAGGACGGGATGGAACGGAGAGGAGGAAAGATGCcgtcggatggaaacaaggaggaagaagaaggagacgaagatgttataattttgtgttccacggatgtggaacgagtcgttccagggggtgAGGCAGAacgaaaattcatccaaaattcgTCCCATGGAACAGAACGTTCCATCCGTTTTAGGCGCACGAAACGTAGGACGGAACATCTTTTCTCACTCCGTTTCGTCCCGtctcacgtaccaaacggtacctaaggGACCATGTGAGGGGTCATCTCAAGATTGTGAAATGAGGGACCATGTCCTAAACATTAATGGAAACCTACCAAGTCTAAAGTTGtccttttattgtatttttataTAACAATGTATTTACAATAAAGTATAGAGATAATTATTGGATCGAATTTGTTATTTATAGTAAGGGATGAAGATTTAAACTTAAAATTCTTTCACTTACAACTGAAGATAAATATCACAATGAGAAAGGCTAAGCGGTCCTTCTCAAAAGTAGCACTCTCTATGGACTCTATGGTATCCTATGTTTTTTGCAcattgttttataatgttggcacgaAAATTGACGTTAATGTGTGAGATATCGAAGAGTTTCATTTTTGAAAGAAtcctcttagcatttctcatatcaataccgtagtactaagtggcactCCAAAACTGTCTTAACTAATTTTTCTCCATAACTACCATGATTGGAATTTGAACATACCTTGCCATGATTTGCTTTTTGTATTGAAACCAAACAAGGCCTAAACTTAACCACTTATTTTCTCAGCCCAATTATAATTCGGGCCAAACACAAGAATCAATCAAACCCTACTGAACCCCATTTTTAGAGCCCAAATCAACATTACAATTCTCAATCCCTACTTTCTcccaaaaaccctaaacccccaaAAAGGTCATATCCTTCCACAGTTTAATCTTCCTTCTCCTTAAAACCCTAGCAAAACATCGTCCCTTTATCTCTTCCTACTCCACTGCTTACTCTCTTCCTCCGCCTCCATGGCCGCCACCACTCCAGCGCCTCCACCTTCCGCCACAAAACCCACCAAATCGATCGCCCAAACTGTGCGGAAAGCCGTAAACGCCCTCATCAAATGGCGGAACGACAAGCTGCAGACCCAGAACCCCGATCTCCTGGAATCCGACGAGTTCGCCTACCTAGTTCTCACCCTTAAGAAAATCCCGCCAAAGGGTCGCGTCAACGCCTACAAAATCCCCCTCCCAAATCCCCTCCACTCCCAACTCTCCGAGCTCTGCCTGATATACGACGACGGACCCAAGTCCGACCTCACCAAGGACTTCATCGAGAAGAAAATCAAGGCCGAAAACATACCCGTGGCGAAAATcttgaagctttcgaagctcaAGAGCGATTACGTGCCCTTTGAGGCCAAGAGGAAGCTGATGTATTCTTATGATATGTTTCTGGCTGATAAGCGGATTGTGCCGTTGCTGCCGAAGTATTTGGGGAAGCACTTctttaagaagaagaagattccGGTGCCGGTGGACTTGCAGCACAAGAATTGGAAGGAGCAGGT
Protein-coding sequences here:
- the LOC103405180 gene encoding protein Ycf2 isoform X2, whose translation is MADSSNGKLEGAENVQPEDVGDSKPVVESVRDIAIDDCSEPVKETRDVADDSSSSSSSSSDEEAEGARVANDSGEVEGTEEVVVSVVETVESMYNHLDQGCVVVETKVEEEKVAASLDETGESSPAITEEVSKQIEEKTLSDVEESNGVALVETDLVSKEVEESCAPVITDVVSKGSEEAEVPCSDEKEAVPAALADIVSKGIEETKLPVSEEQIGESSGTAYKEGVPAVESADAGQEHGKAEIPESTGNPSIVTVAGHPLQPTSWKNCCGLFEILHRRSDR
- the LOC103405180 gene encoding protein Ycf2 isoform X1 translates to MPPRSKKITSKLLAKKKTIRQSPPTLQPQQVPEEEEQKVSADLNEMADSSNGKLEGAENVQPEDVGDSKPVVESVRDIAIDDCSEPVKETRDVADDSSSSSSSSSDEEAEGARVANDSGEVEGTEEVVVSVVETVESMYNHLDQGCVVVETKVEEEKVAASLDETGESSPAITEEVSKQIEEKTLSDVEESNGVALVETDLVSKEVEESCAPVITDVVSKGSEEAEVPCSDEKEAVPAALADIVSKGIEETKLPVSEEQIGESSGTAYKEGVPAVESADAGQEHGKAEIPESTGNPSIVTVAGHPLQPTSWKNCCGLFEILHRRSDR